A region from the Rhodamnia argentea isolate NSW1041297 chromosome 7, ASM2092103v1, whole genome shotgun sequence genome encodes:
- the LOC115731299 gene encoding NAC transcription factor 47-like, which produces MKNCLQPSLPPGFRFHPTDEELILHYLRKKMTSTPLPVSIIAEVDLYKFDPWELPGKAAFGETEWYFFSPRDRKYPNGARPNRAAASGYWKATGTDKIVVDSSTGEKLGVKKALVFYKGKPPKGIKSRWIMHEYRLASSLVPVYSDKPGKLKELSMRLDEWVLCRIYKRSSAAYSPAPMATASDDEGEEQHLTQENISNDPNNVGAIEPATKMSCSSSFSNLFDAVDFSMLRNILSDDYNGQCSNAGDVGDLLVSTQVANGVGLDRTMFQSLPQLTRYSASQNPLKRKYLWNADSEAASLSTRNLMSQTFLDQHVLLSPPHVYDQFQGF; this is translated from the exons ATGAAGAATTGCCTCCAGCCAAGCCTCCCACCAGGTTTCAGGTTTCATCCAACAGATGAAGAGCTCATCCTCCATTACCTCAGAAAGAAGATGACCTCCACTCCTCTTCCGGTCTCCATCATTGCTGAAGTTGATCTCTACAAGTTTGATCCGTGGGAATTACCAG GCAAGGCAGCATTCGGGGAGACAGAGTGGTACTTCTTCAGTCCTCGGGACAGGAAGTACCCGAACGGTGCGAGGCCGAACAGAGCAGCAGCGTCGGGGTACTGGAAGGCAACCGGGACGGACAAGATCGTGGTGGACTCTTCCACCGGCGAGAAGCTTGGTGTGAAGAAGGCGCTCGTGTTCTACAAGGGGAAACCTCCCAAAGGAATCAAGAGCCGGTGGATCATGCACGAGTATCGCCTAGCGAGTTCTCTCGTTCCCGTCTACAGCGACAAACCCGGCAAGCTTAAAGAGTTGTCCATGCGA TTGGACGAGTGGGTTCTCTGTCGCATCTACAAAAGATCCAGCGCAGCATATTCCCCAGCACCAATGGCGACAGCCAGCGACGATGAAGGAGAAGAGCAGCACTTGACTCAAGAAAACATCAGTAACGACCCCAACAACGTGGGTGCGATCGAGCCCGCGACGAAGATGAGCTgttcctcttccttctccaaCTTGTTCGACGCCGTGGACTTCTCGATGCTGAGGAACATCCTGTCGGACGATTATAATGGCCAGTGCAGCAACGCTGGTGATGTTGGCGACCTACTGGTCTCGACTCAGGTTGCGAATGGAGTGGGTTTGGATCGGACGATGTTTCAGAGCCTTCCTCAGTTGACGAGGTACTCGGCTTCGCAGAATCCGCTCAAGCGCAAGTACTTGTGGAACGCAGATTCAGAAGCGGCGAGCTTGTCGACGAGAAATTTGATGAGCCAGACGTTCTTGGATCAGCATGTGCTCTTGAGCCCACCACATGTTTATGATCAGTTTCAAGGGTTTTGA